In Salarias fasciatus chromosome 20, fSalaFa1.1, whole genome shotgun sequence, a single window of DNA contains:
- the ssr4 gene encoding translocon-associated protein subunit delta codes for MIRIAAFLALLVVACSGESCTDPVISPSAYTTSDAVISSESVFIVELSLACANGAQSVTLYADVNGRQFPVTRGQDVGKYQVSWSLPHKQASSGTYQVKFFDEESYSALRKAQRNNEDINAIQPLFSVNIDHRGAWSGPWVSTEVVAALIGILVYYLAFSAKSTIQA; via the exons ATGATTCGGATAGCAGCTTTCCTCGCTCTGCTGGTGGTCGCCTGCTCGG GAGAGAGCTGCACGGACCCCGTCATCTCCCCGTCGGCCTACACCACCTCGGACGCCGTCATCTCCTCCGAGTCCGTATTCATCGTTGAACTCAGTCTGGCCTGTGCCAACGGAGCTCAG AGCGTGACTCTGTACGCGGATGTCAATGGAAGACAGTTCCCAGTGACCAGAGGCCAGGATGTTGGAAAGTATCAG GTTTCGTGGAGTCTTCCTCACAAACAGGCCAGCTCTGGAACGTATCAGGTGAAGTTCTTCGACGAGGAGTCCTACAGCGCCCTGCGCAAG GCCCAGAGAAACAACGAGGACATAAACGCTATTCAGCCTCTCTTCTCCGTCAACATCGACCACAGG GGTGCGTGGAGTGGTCCTTGGGTATCGACGGAGGTGGTGGCTGCGCTCATCGGCATCCTGGTCTACTACTTGGCTTTCAGCGCCAAAAGCACCATCCAAGCATAA